gtacatgcaaaaaaaaagaagatacaaGTGTTTAAAGGTACCTTTTATGGAGGCAATTTGAAAAGTGAATTTGCATGTGTACTTTCAATTTGAAAACTGGCATAACATCCATATGGAAAAGTTATCTGCAGACTTTGAAACTAAACAAAAATTACCCCATGTACATTTCACAGTAAAAGAACACCTTATGATATAAGAGGACAAACTGACACCAACACAcatacccctgtttactaagtcgtgcttGCAGCTGCCGGcggcaatgcagacacagcccattcaaagtgaatggactgtgttgatATTagcgcacagcttagtaaacgggggataGCAGCAAAACAGTGAGGGAAAAGAAGTACATCAATATTACTCTCACATATGGTAATAGTGATGCATTAACAGATTTTCATCCAAGGCTACCTGTGTCTGTAGACGTGGAGGATTCCTCAGATTATTCTTGTCCGACCTTCTACCTGGTACAAACTGAGCATGAGATGAATGCGATATCCCTAAGTCCTTTGCATTTAACAGATTACTAGGATGCTGAATATTTCCAGCcatcttttagcatttctctgCAGACACAGCAGTTACTAGgccttaaaaataaaaagaaattaaaaaaaaaccccaaagtagATTGTTACCAAAATAACAAATTTGATAAGCTTTCTAAAAATATGAATGATAACTTTAATATAGATATGCCAGATAATATATAAAGGGTAGAATTTCACAGTAAATGATAGCAGTCCATCCAGCGTGCCCCAACAAGGCGACCagagctgcacctgccactctgtACAGGTTACACGCATTCATGATTGAAACACTGGCATCAGAACCAGGGCAGTCGCAATTTGTCACCACGCCTATGACATATAGGCAGTTACATATGATGCCACAATACCATGCCAATAAGGGTCCTGCGCTAGAAAGTAGCCGGCACATGGTTTTGCTGCGCGCTCCAATCACTTTCTAGCAGGGCTGAAAAATGTCcgcagtatttttttattttttttttaatggccatatgctattttcccattagcaagtggccattacagccgagagcccttactgctgcctatttagaaggcagcaagggctcccacgctataggggtcattttcaaagcacttagacttgcaaagttccataggttactaaggaactttgtaagtctaagtgctttgaaaatacgtctctATGTCTGCAGTAATTGGATATGTGTCCACGCTACTTGATTAAAGCAGGGACAcctcctactctctgcccccagacaaaCCTCCCacgtttaaaataaaaaaaaaaattaccatgggagtaGTGTGCACTGCTGGCCAAACTATCGTGGCATGCCTCAGCAAGTCCCATGGTAGTGACCTTTTACCGTGCGGTAGGTCTGAATTACTAAAAAAGCCCCATAGTGCGAACagttgttttattattatggccTGAACACAATCACATTTGTTATCAGTGCATGATTAAACAATCCAACCATAATGTTAACTACATTTTACTCTCAATTTCAActgtctttccctcccccacagaGATATACATCACacacactcatagcatatgatataaaCGTGATATAAAATATACATACTTAAGCTTGACCTGTCTGCCATTTTCGggacagactatagaagtctgaaGCACTGGCTTTAATTCccaactagtggaggagtggcctagtggttagagtggtggactttggtcctggggaactgggttcgattcccactgcaggcacaggcagctccttgtggctctgggcaagtcacttaacccttcattgccccaggtacaaataagtacctaagccgcattgagcctgccacgagtgggaaagcgcggggtacaaataaaaaaaaaaaacctatctaTTTGAGGTGCCTTTGAAGCCCATTTTGATCTGTCTTCACCTTTTCCaggacatctaatataataatttgctcctgcaacgttccaatgtgtctacctgagtttcatcactacgcagctgttgattacgatctacaaacagctgatgacagcactgatgtccagatatgcgcctacatgcagacaacggctgatgattaaacagatgatgaaatgagcagcgaggcacacgctgatgaaattcaacaacctcctgtcacttttgcaagagcgcaggagagtctcaacaccgtgcgggcctatctggaggcccctggatgtcagtgctatgatagtttttaccgtctggcagatgtagtctatggcactcacagacacaatagtgtacagaggactatcactGACTACTTCAAGTaaacctaacgtcagttaacggagactgtgtactgtacatatgtttatcagatgtcaagcttctttgagtcacaacggttaagtgcacgctctggttaactgcatgtatttctttcatcccagacccttgcactgtaTTATGCATGTGCTGCTTTGCTTCAAGCATGCAAGCCCCAAAGCtatcaaggcagtgtacattCAAGAATAGTAGTTATTTTTCTGTGTCTGGATGGGTCATAATCCAAGACTGTACTTGTGGCAAAGGAAGTGACTTGTGAATGATCATAAAGACCACTGCTCTACCAATTAGGATACTCCAAATAAGTCAATATTCACACTTTGTAGTCAgcgtattttttttaatgctggccaAATTTTAAAATACATACATTCAGTGCCACTATATGTGTAGTCGGCAGCACTgaatgtaccgtatttttcggactataagacgcaccggaccataagacgcacctaggttttagaggagggaaataggaaaaaaaaaattttcctttttccctcctctaaaacctaggtgctccggtgcgtcttgtccgagtttcggatcgccgtcccctacttacgcgatgccatgttccctggtggtctagtgatgttggggcaggaaagagcggccattttgaatatcgccgagaccgtcaggaagcagtcaggagcacggagagcagtgcgatgggcaggaaagagggggctctttcctgccccgacgttactagaccaccagggaacatggcatcgcgtaagtaggggacagcgatccaaaactcgctaccttcggactataagacgcaccccccattttcctcccaaattttgggggaaaaaagtgcgtcttatagtctgaaaaatacggtaaatgcaATATCCAGATTATTACAGATGCACATATAGCTCAGTCATTTGCACTAGAACTGCTTACTACTTagctacagtggcgtagccacaggtgggcttgtaactggtgggaatcccaagctctgccagcgaAAGATTTCCCCCTgagggtaacgaaaatgctaccctccacggcacctgtgcatgcacagttttcagtgcagggttaccatatggctccagaaaaaggaggacggatagagccagccgggttttacttccattgctttcaatggaagtaattgagctctccgggttttacttccattgctttcaatggaaagcaatggaagtaaaacccggctggctctatccgtcctcctttttctggagccatatggtaaccctatgcctgctgccaaggtggaaagaagtgttttcccaccagctgagatacttggtgcccacccaaaatctgttgtctggctacgcccctgcttagctAGACTTTAATTGGTCATGTCCACCCCGGCACCATATGAAAATAGGCAGCCAGTAAACATAGAGTTTAAAATAAGGAGGAAGAAGCGGGAACCACAGCCAACAACAGTTACGTTAAGGTTTTTCTTATTCCACTTACCTCTATAGACTTGATTGACGTTCATTCGTCCAATAAGTTCCCTCTCGTGAGAGCAAAGAGACTTCTAGTGACACACAGGAAGATGAAGGCAGATATAAAAGAAACCTAAAGTAGAAGATAAAGCCAGGAGGCTACGTCGGCGCCATGACAACAAGCGTCTGCGTTGCAACCGACGTCGGACGGGTCGCACAGAAGGACAATCTTCCTATTAACAGTTGAGTACAATGCAATTGCCGTTTCAGTGATCCAGATGATGTCATTCCTACAACTCCCCGCACGCGCCAGGGACTGGATCTTCGGCTGGAGGATGAGGAAGCAGCGGAGGTGTCGTCACGCCTCCGCCCTGCCAATGATGCGTCAGAGAGGGACAGGAAGTGAAACAACGGCAAGGATAGAAGAAGAGGGTCCAACAACATTGGCTGACTCTTGCTGCGTTCCTAGCTCACAGCTACACGCCCCCAAAATGCCCCAGACGCAGTATACAGAGGTGAAGGTTCGCGGCTACCAGGAGTTCATCCAGGCCCTGGAGAGGTTCAAGGACCAACTTGTTTTTGCCTTGTTCTGTGGATCCAAAAACGAAAAGGGAGCCAGCTGGTGCCCGGACTGCGTGGAAGGTAAAAACTTTGCTAGTTTCTATTAAGGCAGGACTACTGTAAAAATCAAATGGTCCCTCTACAGAAAGAACATAATcgtttgccacactgggacacacTAGGTTCATCaaacccattatcctgtttccaaagtaCCTGGCAATTACCCCCaaggccatgttaataatggcttatggactttgggGAAGTtagccaagccttttttaaaccccattaagctaactgcttttacaacattttctgacaacaaattccagagtttaattacacatagtgtcaagaaatattttctcggatttgttcattgcgtgctcccaaggcctagtatttttgcaaagagtacacaagtgattcacatctaaccGTACcactcctcattattttatagatctctatcatatctcccttctgctgtcttttctccaagctgaagagcgctagccgatttagcctttcctcatagggaagttttcccatccccttttatcatttttgttacccttctctgtacttattcgaattccactatatttttttcacgttgcagtgaccagaactgcacacagtactcgagATGCTGTCgccccatggagtgatataaaggcattataacatcctcatttttgttttccattcttttcctaataatacctaacattctatttgctttcttagctaccactacaactgagcagagggtttcaacatatcatcaatgatgacgcctagatctttttcctgatcGGTGACCTTGCATCGCGTAGCTCTAATTCGggctcctcttttccacatgtatcactttgcacttgctcagattaaatgtcacctgccatctggatgcccagacttGTAAAGTccacttgcaatttttcacaatcctctggtgatttaacaactttgaataactttatattgtcagcaaatttaattacctcactagctatgcccttctctagatcatttataaatatattaaaaagcaggggtcccaacacagacccctggggaacaccactaactacccttcaccattgagaatactgaccatttaaccctactctctttcttttaaccagtttttacgtaagtacataagtaatgccacactgggaaaagaccaagggtccatcgagctcagcatcctatccacgacagcggccaatccaggccaagggcacctggcaagcttcccaaacgtacattctatacattattcctggaattgtggatttttcccgtccatttagtagtggtttatggacttgtcctttaggaaaccgtccaacccctttttaaactctgccaagctaaccgccttcaccacgttctccggcaacgaattccagagtttaattacgcgttgggtgaagaaaaagtttctccaatttgttttaaatttactacactgtagtttcatcgcatgccccctagtcctagtatttttggaaagcgtgaacagacgcttcacatccacctgttccactccactcattattttatatacctgtatcatgtctcccctcagccgtctcttctccaagctgaaaagccctagcctccttagtctttcttcatggtggttgggaggcggagatagtgctgagcagacttacacggtctgtgccctgaaaaggacaggtacaaatcaaggtaaggtatacacaaaaagtagcacatatgagtttatcttgttgggcagactggatggaccatgcaggtatttttctgccgtcatttactatgttcatagggaagtcgtcccatacccgctgtcattttagtcacccttcgctgcaccttttccagttccactatatctttcttgagatgcagcgaccagaattgaacacagcgctcaaggtgcggtcgcaccatggagcgatataacatcctcacacctgttttccatacctttcctaataatacccaacattctattcgctttccgagtcgcagcagcacactgagcagaaggtttgtgtattatcgacgacacccagattcctttcttggtccgtaactcctaacgtggaaaataaaataagatgataccttttttattggacatcacttagtacattttttgattagctttcgaaggttgcccttcttcgtcagatcggaaataagcaaacgtggtagcagatagtatatataagtgaaacatccaagcattactttgacaaggtggggggtgggtaggaggtatgcatggggacatcaaagcatttcatcgatattctaacaggatgggtgtgggtaggtgagaggagggtgataatcagagaaatacaattttatggtttataatgggctagaaagatccttgttaagtcctgtctgttgggtgtcaaaatattcaatcattctgacttcaaaggtcttacgttcctgtattgttttaaagttacctttcaggattcttactatgaaatcactggtgcagtgttctggtcttgtaaagtgctgtcccacaggggtgggagcctgactggcaccggctatcttcatgtggtgtctgtgcagattaaatcttgtcttacgcatctggcctgtttctccaatatagcatccttcgttacattttttacactgaatgatatataccacattggaagatgagcatgtgaaagattcctttatgttgaatatttttcctttgtgaataacagtggggtcctgtgaaatgttttggcatagcttgcagctggatatattacagggaaatgtgcccttctcttccttttcagtctgtgttgggagtttacttctgattagcttgtgttttaagttgggtggctgtcggaaggccagcactggtggggatgggaatatctctttcagtaattcatcttcttggagtagaggctgtaggtctcttatgattttcctcagtttctccagctctagGTTGTATGTCAccacaagggggattctgtctgtggctttttttttcttagtactgtagcagattttccctgggtgtttggagggaggaggcaatgttcttggagattattttgtggttgtagcctttctgtttgaaggatgcagtcagggtttcaaggtgtctgtctctatcccctgggcccgagcagatacggtggtatcttgtggcttggctgtaaataatggatctgtttgtatgtgaaggatggaagctggagttgtggaggtagctgcatctgtctgtgggtttcttgtatatagatgtttgtataaagccatcactgattgagacttacccagagaaatgtcatcttctctcagaacttctcagaaagaaagttaagtgggacctttcctctctatatagtttggatatTTCTCACCCTCCCTGCAGATAAAAGTATGCATTTATGGGTTTTGGAGTTTGTGTAGCTCCAAGTATCTATCGTTTTAAGTTTTGACTGAAGTTGTTCtttgtcttccttccccccccccccccccccccagcattaagAGGTAACTGCCCTGGGCTGCCATCCTGGTACCAGAGGCCCCAAGCATGCTTGAAACTgaaggagtacataagtaatgccatactgggaaaagaccaagggtccatcgagcccagcatcttgtccacgacagcggccaatccaggccaagggcacctggcaagcttcccaaatgtacaaacattctatacatgttattcctgggattttggatttttccaagtccgtttagtagcggtttatagacTGAGTACAGCCTGCTAGTGGTCATAGGGTGCCCTTTCCCCTACCAGAATCAGCCATCCCagtctgcctaatggttaagcctgCCCTGGGAGTGCTACCATTTTGGGTGCCTTTAGAATATAAATGTGCTGCTTGTACATAAATCCAGCCTTctcctttacaaaaaaaaaaaaaaaagcaaaacacatGGACTGAATGTGTAGAAACACTTTTTAGGATGTGGTTTAATTGTAACTTGTAGATTTTTATCATTAGCTTTCCACCAAAACTACAATTTTTCCAGATTTCTGCTTTCATTCTTATTTGTTGTACATGTGATTAATTTGAATTGAGCAATTGTTGTTTTAGTAGTTAGCTCTTCGCCTCCTATTAAAGTTTTTAAAGgtaagcacatttttttttgtgcattctagCTGAACCAATTGTGCGAGAAAATCTCCAGTATCTCCCAGAGGATTCTATCTTTGTATACTGCGATGTTGGAGAAAAAGCATAGTAAGCAATTTTGCATGCTctgttttaaccttttttttttttttttgtattacaaCTACTTATTTCTGGTAGTATTGCTAGTCAGATGCAGTGTTGTACAGATATAGTCCATTTTAGAAAGCATACATCTGAAAATGTGACTTGTCTAATTGTGCTTCTGAATCTGCTGGTATAAGTGTGTGTGTAGCTGTTCCCAAAGTTGTAGTCTGAATGGAGCAGGGGTGGAGTTGAGATTTAGGTGCATAGTTGTAAAATACGTGTGTGAAGATTGTACACTACTGGGAGGAGATCTGGGTGTTGTCTTTATAAAGTCACCCAGGCAGCTatgtttcctttataaaatgggtGCTTAGAATagatctctctccacccccccccccccccccccaccctcaacaACAAGGGATAACGTCATATAACAGGACAGCTGGGTGAAATACCTAAAAGGGATCAAAGATGCTGtgatgaaacgcctagccacccacctggagggtctgtccccagcacagctcaggtccacctgcacctgcctcttgtgctgtacactagcatcCTCCCACTCAGTTTATTCCCCAGTGagttctaggttactggggggtCCCACAATTCCTAGAAAGTACCCAcagaccaaaacacaaaccaccaagattcttagTCGGTCCAgaacagcagagtcaataaactaatcaGGTTTATTATCGGAGTAGAACAGaaccatataaaacagatggTAAAGAACAGGAAataaacaggtaactgaatatggatctcTAAACATTTATCTACtacctaaatagtacctggggagttcaggaacaaGATATAGATTCTCGCAGGTTATGAAGTCTTAACTGTTCCCAGGGTCTGAGGAAAAGAGAGCCTTCTCTTTCCACTCCCTTATCTGAAACTAAAAAAATGACCTCTTAG
This sequence is a window from Microcaecilia unicolor chromosome 13, aMicUni1.1, whole genome shotgun sequence. Protein-coding genes within it:
- the LOC115456837 gene encoding thioredoxin domain-containing protein 17-like, producing MHQDKSGVRDWIFGWRMRKQRRCRHASALPMMRQRGTGSETTARIEEEGPTTLADSCCVPSSQLHAPKMPQTQYTEVKVRGYQEFIQALERFKDQLVFALFCGSKNEKGASWCPDCVEAEPIVRENLQYLPEDSIFVYCDVGEKAYWKDPNNDFKQNLKLTGVPTLLKCGTPQKLVEEECFKPELVQMLFAED